A region from the Streptosporangium sp. NBC_01756 genome encodes:
- a CDS encoding hemolysin family protein codes for MNSVLANIALVMLFVVIGGFFAAAEMAMVSLRESQVRRLDTRGRRGARAAKLARDPNRFLSAVQIGVTVATMLSAAFGADTLARDLIPVVDGWGVPRAVSAPLSLVLVTLAISYVSLVLGELAPKRIARQRAEGISLLVAPFLDRMAALSRPIIWGLSKSTDGVVKLLGGDPEADREEISTEELRDMVVGHQELAPDERHLIAEVFAAGKRQLREVMLPRTEVEFMSFDTPLAEAAVLAAAMPHSRFPIYRDSYDDIIGFIHIRDLLDPVLTGSIEPISELVPVRPVKLVPTTKRVLATLSEMRDEGHHLAIVVDEYGGTAGIVTMEDLVEELVGDIRDEHDIEDKQVVLPAGEVELDGLANLDEVATETGIRLADGPYETLGGFVMAALGHLPTLGERVEIPGFEMSVTDMDGRRVSRVRIKHRVPSPDPSASPDPSASPEPEPDVSGAAEKGAPASTEPGAPTTPDT; via the coding sequence GTGAACAGCGTCCTGGCGAACATCGCCTTGGTCATGCTCTTCGTGGTGATCGGCGGGTTCTTCGCCGCCGCCGAGATGGCCATGGTCTCCCTGCGGGAGAGTCAGGTGCGCAGGCTCGACACCCGGGGCCGCAGAGGGGCGCGGGCCGCCAAGCTCGCCCGCGACCCCAACCGCTTCCTGTCGGCGGTGCAGATCGGCGTCACCGTGGCGACCATGCTGTCGGCGGCGTTCGGCGCCGACACCCTCGCCCGGGATCTCATCCCGGTCGTGGACGGCTGGGGGGTGCCGCGGGCCGTCTCGGCCCCGCTCTCCCTCGTGCTGGTCACCCTGGCGATCTCCTACGTCTCGCTGGTGCTGGGTGAGCTCGCGCCCAAGCGGATCGCCCGGCAGCGCGCCGAGGGGATCTCGTTGCTGGTCGCGCCGTTCCTGGACCGGATGGCCGCGCTGTCCCGGCCGATCATCTGGGGGCTCTCCAAGTCCACCGACGGCGTGGTCAAGCTGCTCGGCGGCGATCCCGAGGCGGACCGGGAGGAGATCTCCACCGAGGAGCTCCGTGACATGGTGGTGGGCCATCAGGAGCTCGCTCCGGACGAGCGGCATCTGATCGCGGAGGTCTTCGCGGCGGGCAAGCGGCAGCTCCGTGAGGTGATGCTGCCGCGCACGGAGGTGGAGTTCATGTCCTTCGACACCCCCTTGGCCGAGGCCGCCGTGCTGGCCGCCGCCATGCCGCACTCCCGCTTCCCCATCTACCGCGACTCCTACGACGACATCATCGGCTTCATCCACATCCGGGACCTGCTCGACCCGGTGCTGACCGGGTCCATCGAGCCGATCAGCGAGCTGGTGCCGGTCCGCCCGGTCAAACTGGTCCCCACGACCAAGCGGGTGCTGGCCACCCTGTCGGAGATGCGTGACGAGGGACACCACCTGGCGATCGTGGTGGACGAGTACGGCGGCACGGCCGGCATCGTCACCATGGAGGACCTGGTGGAGGAGCTCGTCGGTGACATCCGCGACGAGCACGACATCGAGGACAAGCAGGTCGTGCTGCCCGCGGGTGAGGTCGAGCTGGACGGGCTGGCCAACCTGGACGAGGTGGCGACCGAGACCGGCATCCGGCTGGCCGACGGCCCCTACGAGACCCTGGGCGGGTTCGTCATGGCGGCCCTGGGGCATCTGCCGACGCTCGGGGAGCGGGTGGAGATCCCCGGGTTCGAGATGTCGGTCACCGACATGGACGGCCGCCGGGTCTCGCGGGTCCGCATCAAACACCGCGTCCCCTCCCCGGACCCGTCGGCCTCCCCGGACCCGTCGGCCTCTCCGGAGCCGGAACCGGATGTCTCCGGCGCCGCGGAAAAGGGAGCGCCGGCCTCCACCGAGCCGGGGGCGCCGACCACTCCCGACACCTGA
- the trpS gene encoding tryptophan--tRNA ligase, giving the protein MASPRVLSGIQPTADSFHLGNYLGAVRQYVAMQEGYDAFYCVVDLHAITVDYQPEVLRRRSRVAAAQLFAAGLDPERSTVFVQSHVREHTELAWVLICLTGMGEAGRMTQFKDKSAKSGESSASVGLFTYPILQAADILLYQADKVPVGADQKQHLELTRDLAQRFNHRFGETFTLPRPHIVEGVEKITDLQDPTAKMSKSSSSAAGILDLLEQPGPLRKKIMRAVTDTGSEVLADDENKPGITNLLRIQSALTGTPIPELETRYAGQGYGTFKKDVAEVVADTFTPIRERTEKLLADEAELDRMLAAGATRARAVAAETMAKVRDRVGFLPTP; this is encoded by the coding sequence ATGGCCAGTCCTCGTGTCCTGTCCGGCATCCAGCCCACCGCCGACTCCTTCCACCTGGGCAACTACCTCGGTGCGGTGCGGCAGTACGTCGCCATGCAGGAGGGGTACGACGCGTTCTACTGCGTCGTCGACCTGCACGCGATCACGGTGGACTACCAGCCGGAGGTGCTGCGCAGGCGGTCCAGGGTCGCCGCGGCCCAGCTCTTCGCCGCCGGGCTCGACCCGGAGCGCTCCACGGTCTTCGTGCAGAGCCACGTGCGTGAGCACACCGAGCTCGCCTGGGTGCTGATCTGCCTCACCGGCATGGGCGAGGCCGGCCGGATGACCCAGTTCAAGGACAAGTCGGCGAAGTCCGGTGAGAGCTCGGCCAGCGTCGGCCTGTTCACCTACCCGATCCTGCAGGCCGCCGACATCCTGCTCTACCAGGCCGACAAGGTGCCGGTCGGAGCCGACCAGAAGCAGCACCTGGAGCTCACCCGCGACCTCGCGCAGCGCTTCAACCACCGCTTCGGTGAGACTTTCACACTGCCCAGACCGCACATCGTCGAGGGCGTCGAGAAGATCACCGACCTGCAGGACCCCACGGCCAAGATGTCCAAGTCGTCCTCCTCGGCGGCCGGCATCCTGGACCTGCTGGAGCAGCCGGGGCCGCTCCGCAAGAAGATCATGCGCGCGGTCACCGACACGGGCTCCGAGGTCCTCGCCGACGACGAGAACAAGCCCGGCATCACCAACCTGCTGCGCATCCAGTCCGCGCTGACCGGCACGCCGATCCCCGAGCTCGAAACCCGTTACGCCGGGCAGGGTTACGGCACCTTCAAGAAGGACGTGGCCGAGGTCGTCGCGGATACTTTCACGCCGATCCGGGAACGCACCGAGAAGCTGCTGGCCGACGAGGCCGAGCTCGACAGGATGCTCGCCGCCGGTGCCACCCGGGCCCGTGCCGTGGCCGCCGAGACCATGGCCAAGGTCCGCGACAGGGTGGGGTTCCTGCCGACTCCCTGA
- a CDS encoding YihY/virulence factor BrkB family protein, whose amino-acid sequence MAGVWGRIVALREWGRSKLGSIRIRWLWFDHLVRTVQRYQIQSGDRLAGAVTYFAFLSFFPIIALAFAVFGVFLSVRPDAVTTLQRAIDQYLPGLADQLPIQQIADSRASAGTIGLIGLLYAGLGAIDALRGALREISMTVEAPLNFFLGKLRDLAALVLIGLTAVASVLVGGFATQASGTVAGWLGLSRSVLGSGSVWLAGLAVSVLADTVLFVIILRWMGRSRQPFRVIFRGALLGALAFGLLKQLAALILSWTLNNPIYGVFAVMVGLLVWINLSARVILYAAAWTETASLGPPPEPTPVPGVATPP is encoded by the coding sequence GTGGCAGGCGTGTGGGGACGCATCGTGGCGTTGCGTGAGTGGGGTCGGTCGAAGCTCGGTTCCATCCGGATCCGGTGGCTCTGGTTCGACCATCTGGTCAGGACCGTGCAGCGGTACCAGATCCAGTCCGGTGACCGGCTGGCCGGGGCGGTGACCTACTTCGCGTTCCTGTCGTTCTTCCCGATCATCGCGCTGGCGTTCGCGGTCTTCGGCGTCTTCCTGTCCGTCCGGCCGGACGCCGTCACGACCCTGCAACGGGCCATCGACCAGTACCTTCCCGGTCTCGCCGACCAACTGCCCATCCAGCAGATCGCCGACTCGCGGGCCAGCGCCGGGACCATCGGCCTGATCGGACTGCTCTACGCCGGGCTCGGCGCGATCGACGCCCTGCGCGGCGCGCTCCGCGAGATCTCCATGACCGTCGAGGCGCCCCTCAACTTCTTCCTGGGCAAGCTTCGCGACCTGGCCGCGCTGGTCCTGATCGGCCTCACCGCGGTCGCCTCGGTGCTGGTGGGGGGGTTCGCCACCCAGGCCAGCGGGACCGTGGCCGGATGGCTTGGCCTGTCGCGGTCGGTGCTCGGCAGCGGCTCGGTCTGGCTCGCCGGTCTGGCGGTCAGCGTGCTGGCCGACACCGTCCTCTTCGTGATCATCCTGCGCTGGATGGGCCGGTCGAGGCAGCCGTTCCGGGTGATATTCCGCGGAGCCCTGCTGGGCGCGCTCGCCTTCGGCCTTCTCAAGCAACTCGCCGCACTGATCCTGAGCTGGACGCTGAACAACCCCATCTACGGGGTGTTCGCGGTGATGGTCGGACTGCTGGTCTGGATCAACCTGTCGGCCCGGGTCATCCTCTACGCGGCGGCCTGGACGGAGACCGCGTCGCTCGGTCCCCCGCCCGAGCCCACCCCGGTCCCGGGCGTCGCCACCCCTCCATAA
- a CDS encoding D-alanyl-D-alanine carboxypeptidase family protein, protein MKHVAPVGVLLAATVFLGGSAYAETETEPVGGTHLGGRGLVAPSGVKAPPKTAARSYVIADAETGEVLAAKDPHGRYLPASTLKALTALTLIPKLDKDQKVKPSSRAVNEEGSAVGLVSKPIYTVQDLFKALMLVSGNDCAMALAEANGGLAKTLQDMNAEAKRLQAFDTVAKTPSGLDKPGQSSSAYDLTLIARAGLANHDFQRYISTKTDKFPAPKGYYEIGNHNKLLWRYEGMIGVKNGWTSKALGSFVGAAKRNGHTIIVSIMRHDGYFWDDVAGLLDWGFANRGKVTPVGRLVDPVPDAAPVPTLPAAPNVSKTSPKPLPAPAAAAGQGSQTVLHVSIALLGTVLVGGALWLVYGLRRRSQ, encoded by the coding sequence ATGAAACATGTCGCACCCGTCGGGGTGCTGCTCGCGGCGACCGTCTTCCTGGGCGGTTCCGCGTATGCCGAGACCGAGACCGAGCCCGTCGGCGGCACCCACCTCGGCGGACGTGGCCTCGTCGCCCCGTCCGGAGTGAAGGCACCTCCGAAGACCGCCGCCAGGTCCTACGTGATCGCGGACGCCGAAACCGGGGAGGTGCTGGCCGCCAAGGATCCCCATGGGCGCTACCTGCCCGCGAGCACGCTCAAGGCGCTGACCGCGCTCACCCTCATCCCGAAGCTCGACAAGGACCAGAAGGTCAAGCCGAGCAGCCGCGCCGTGAACGAGGAGGGCAGCGCCGTCGGCCTGGTCTCCAAACCCATCTACACCGTGCAGGACCTGTTCAAGGCCTTGATGCTGGTCTCGGGCAACGACTGCGCGATGGCACTGGCCGAGGCCAACGGCGGGCTGGCCAAAACCCTGCAGGACATGAACGCCGAGGCCAAGCGGCTTCAGGCCTTCGACACCGTGGCCAAGACGCCGAGCGGGCTGGACAAGCCCGGCCAGAGCAGCTCGGCCTACGACCTGACGTTGATCGCCCGAGCCGGGCTCGCCAACCACGATTTTCAGCGATATATCAGCACAAAGACTGACAAGTTCCCGGCCCCCAAGGGCTACTACGAGATCGGCAACCACAACAAGCTGCTCTGGCGCTACGAGGGCATGATCGGCGTCAAGAACGGCTGGACGTCCAAAGCGCTGGGCAGCTTCGTCGGCGCGGCCAAGCGCAACGGTCACACGATCATCGTGTCGATCATGCGGCACGACGGCTACTTCTGGGACGACGTCGCAGGCCTGCTCGACTGGGGTTTCGCCAATCGCGGCAAGGTCACCCCAGTCGGTCGGCTGGTGGACCCGGTCCCCGACGCCGCCCCCGTGCCGACCCTTCCGGCGGCCCCGAACGTGTCGAAGACGTCGCCGAAACCGCTGCCCGCCCCGGCGGCGGCAGCCGGGCAGGGCTCCCAGACGGTCCTCCACGTGAGCATCGCCCTGCTGGGCACCGTCCTGGTCGGCGGTGCGCTCTGGCTGGTGTACGGCCTGCGCAGACGATCCCAGTAG
- a CDS encoding SCO4848 family membrane protein, translating into MQISRKIAGFLIAVGAFMIFEWINLAFNLADGHPTGFYVVHGILVAVNIVVGIVLGVIGLRGLAERKQRPPV; encoded by the coding sequence ATGCAAATATCGCGAAAGATCGCTGGATTTCTGATCGCCGTCGGGGCTTTCATGATCTTTGAGTGGATCAATCTCGCCTTCAACCTCGCGGACGGCCACCCGACGGGCTTCTACGTGGTGCACGGCATCCTGGTCGCCGTGAACATCGTCGTGGGGATCGTGCTCGGCGTGATCGGCCTACGCGGGCTGGCCGAGCGCAAGCAGCGTCCTCCGGTGTAG
- a CDS encoding peptide ligase PGM1-related protein, which translates to MITNIPFAEKHSRLSLFEPNEGTLVVIPSLSLPQDELRRITGALCYEERLLFLLLTLRQPNVEVVYLSSMPVDTAIVDYYLSFLDDPDEARTRLQMISLDDPHTNPLTVSLLRRPDVVARIRAPLSRATAAWLVPFVVSEHEERLADVLGLPIYGPATALAHLGSKSGGRLIGEEAGVPMPRGFADLRSLTEVEHAARALSPTSKLMVKLNNSYSGLGNAIVIKDERPLTACPTSFSAAHETWTTFAEKIAERGAVIEEFVDDLSLRSPSALARITPGGVYDVVATHEQILGGPNADVYQGCAFPAQRDYRAQIGECAEQIARVLAGRGVVGLFGMDFFVVKTDAGYRPLLCEINLRIGGTTHPFGAALLTTGAAYDPGTGTLVHDGRSKYYVATDNCTSAGLRGRTPGDVVKLLQDKGLGFDHEARTGNVLHLLGAIPEYGKLGFTSIGDSVEEASELHRRTLLALGQPA; encoded by the coding sequence ATGATCACTAACATCCCGTTCGCGGAGAAGCATTCCAGATTAAGCCTCTTCGAACCGAACGAGGGGACCCTGGTGGTCATCCCGTCGCTGTCCCTTCCCCAAGACGAACTGCGCAGAATCACCGGTGCCCTCTGCTACGAGGAGCGGCTGCTGTTCCTCCTGCTCACGCTCAGGCAGCCGAATGTGGAGGTCGTCTACCTCTCTTCGATGCCGGTGGACACCGCGATCGTCGACTACTACCTGAGCTTTCTCGACGACCCCGACGAGGCCCGTACCCGCCTGCAAATGATCAGTTTGGATGATCCGCACACCAATCCCCTCACCGTGTCGCTGCTGCGCCGCCCGGACGTCGTCGCGCGGATCCGCGCGCCGCTCAGCCGCGCGACCGCCGCGTGGCTGGTGCCGTTCGTGGTCAGCGAGCACGAGGAGCGGCTCGCCGACGTCCTGGGCCTGCCGATCTACGGCCCGGCCACCGCGCTGGCCCACCTGGGCTCCAAGAGCGGCGGGCGCTTGATCGGCGAGGAGGCCGGGGTGCCGATGCCCCGCGGCTTCGCCGACCTGCGGTCGCTGACCGAGGTGGAGCACGCGGCTCGCGCGCTGAGTCCCACCTCCAAGTTGATGGTCAAGCTCAACAACAGCTACTCCGGGCTGGGCAACGCCATCGTGATCAAGGATGAGCGGCCGCTCACCGCCTGTCCCACCAGTTTCTCCGCGGCGCACGAGACCTGGACGACGTTCGCCGAGAAGATCGCCGAGCGGGGCGCGGTGATCGAGGAGTTCGTCGACGACCTGTCGCTGCGCTCCCCCAGCGCCCTGGCCAGGATCACCCCCGGCGGGGTGTACGACGTGGTCGCCACGCACGAGCAGATCCTCGGCGGCCCGAACGCCGACGTCTACCAGGGGTGCGCCTTCCCCGCGCAGCGGGACTACCGCGCCCAGATCGGCGAGTGCGCCGAGCAGATCGCCCGGGTCCTCGCCGGGCGGGGCGTGGTCGGCCTGTTCGGCATGGACTTCTTCGTCGTCAAGACCGACGCCGGCTACCGGCCGTTGCTGTGTGAGATCAACCTGCGCATCGGCGGGACCACGCACCCGTTCGGCGCCGCGCTGCTGACCACCGGCGCCGCCTACGATCCGGGCACCGGCACACTCGTGCACGACGGCCGGTCCAAGTACTACGTGGCGACCGACAACTGCACCTCGGCCGGCCTGCGGGGCCGTACGCCCGGAGACGTCGTCAAGCTGCTCCAGGACAAGGGTCTCGGCTTCGACCACGAGGCCCGCACGGGCAACGTCCTGCACCTGCTCGGCGCGATTCCGGAGTACGGCAAGCTCGGCTTCACCAGCATCGGCGACTCGGTGGAGGAGGCGTCCGAGCTACACCGGAGGACGCTGCTTGCGCTCGGCCAGCCCGCGTAG
- a CDS encoding M20 family metallopeptidase, whose protein sequence is MRGRNFRGELDTFLAGREQELIDFRRDLHMHPELAFAEYRTTQRVADRLTAAGLVPSVLPRGTGLICEVGSGDGPTVALRADIDALPVPDEKDVPYSSTVPGVCHACGHDVHTTILLGTALFLAQQSAAGLLPGRVRLIFQPAEELPGGALEVMASGGISGVDRIFGLHCDPRVEVGKVGLKSGPITSACDKVAIRVSGPGGHTARPHLTADLVFALAKILTELPAGLSRRVDPRSSLSLVWGRVEAGSVANAIPDDGVAEGTVRCLDEDAWHAAPDLIKALLDSVAGAYGVEARMDYVRGVPPVVNDEVSVQMLTEAAVGVLGEGAAVPTQQSLGGEDFGWYLESIPGAFARLGTRKPGSLQMGDIHQGTFDVDETCIGTGVRFLAATALTALWEGQRPSVSEPLVSLNQDK, encoded by the coding sequence ATGCGGGGGCGTAATTTTCGGGGAGAACTCGACACGTTCCTCGCCGGGCGTGAGCAGGAACTGATCGACTTCCGTCGTGACCTGCACATGCATCCTGAGCTCGCGTTCGCGGAATACCGCACGACCCAGCGCGTCGCCGACCGGCTGACCGCGGCCGGCCTCGTCCCCTCGGTCCTCCCGCGCGGCACCGGCCTGATCTGTGAGGTCGGCAGCGGCGACGGGCCGACCGTGGCGCTGCGGGCCGACATCGACGCGCTGCCCGTGCCGGACGAGAAGGACGTCCCCTACAGCTCCACCGTCCCCGGCGTGTGCCACGCCTGCGGCCACGACGTGCACACCACGATCCTGCTCGGCACCGCCCTGTTCCTCGCGCAGCAGTCGGCGGCCGGGCTGCTGCCCGGCCGGGTCCGGCTGATCTTCCAGCCCGCTGAGGAGCTCCCCGGCGGGGCACTGGAGGTCATGGCCTCGGGCGGCATCAGCGGCGTCGACCGGATCTTCGGCCTGCACTGCGATCCCCGCGTGGAGGTCGGCAAGGTCGGCCTCAAGTCCGGTCCGATCACCTCGGCCTGCGACAAGGTCGCGATCCGGGTGAGCGGTCCCGGCGGGCACACCGCCCGGCCGCACCTCACCGCCGACCTGGTCTTCGCCCTCGCCAAGATCCTCACGGAGCTGCCTGCGGGCCTGTCCCGCCGGGTCGATCCCCGCTCGTCGCTGAGCCTGGTCTGGGGCCGGGTCGAAGCGGGTTCGGTGGCCAACGCGATCCCGGACGACGGCGTCGCCGAGGGCACCGTGCGCTGCCTGGACGAGGACGCCTGGCACGCCGCTCCCGACCTGATCAAGGCCCTGCTCGACTCGGTCGCGGGCGCCTACGGCGTCGAGGCCCGGATGGACTACGTCCGCGGAGTGCCGCCGGTGGTCAACGACGAGGTCAGCGTGCAGATGCTGACCGAGGCCGCGGTGGGTGTCCTCGGAGAGGGCGCCGCGGTGCCGACGCAGCAGAGCCTGGGCGGTGAGGACTTCGGCTGGTATCTCGAGTCCATCCCCGGCGCCTTCGCCCGGCTGGGCACCCGCAAGCCGGGTTCGCTCCAGATGGGGGACATCCACCAGGGCACCTTCGACGTGGACGAGACCTGCATCGGCACCGGCGTGCGGTTCCTGGCGGCGACCGCGCTGACCGCGCTCTGGGAGGGGCAGCGCCCCAGCGTCAGCGAACCCCTGGTGTCGCTTAACCAGGACAAATAG
- a CDS encoding BMP family lipoprotein: MLSSRFGKMAMVTTAGVMLMAAAACGGSDSGTTGATSGASSEAPKAAGLKIGLAFDVGGRGDKSFNDSAYAGLERAQKELGAEIKDLSPAADGSNRGELLRQLADAGYNPIIGVGFAYGEDIKKTALEYPDLQFAVVDSASNAPNVTGLLFAEEQGSYLAGVAAADKSKSSHLGFVGGVENDLIKKFQAGFEAGAKSVKADIKIDVKYLTPDGDFSGFKAPDKGKIAAEKMYQDGADIVYHASGDSGLGVFQAAAAAGKQAIGVDSDQYETVKEADLKKVIMTSMIKRVDVGVFEFIKAFQGGAKGGTDSVYDLKVDGVGLSTSGGFIDDVTAKVDEAKKKIVDGSVTVPAKP; encoded by the coding sequence TTGCTTAGCAGTCGCTTCGGCAAGATGGCAATGGTCACCACTGCGGGGGTCATGCTGATGGCCGCGGCCGCGTGTGGCGGCAGTGATTCGGGAACGACGGGCGCGACCTCCGGGGCGAGCAGCGAGGCCCCCAAGGCAGCGGGCCTCAAGATCGGTCTTGCCTTCGACGTCGGCGGTCGCGGCGACAAGTCCTTCAACGACTCGGCCTACGCGGGTCTGGAGCGTGCGCAGAAGGAACTCGGCGCCGAGATCAAGGACCTCAGCCCGGCGGCCGACGGTTCCAACCGCGGTGAGCTGCTCCGCCAGCTCGCCGACGCCGGCTACAACCCGATCATCGGTGTCGGCTTCGCCTACGGCGAGGACATCAAGAAGACCGCACTCGAATACCCCGACCTCCAGTTCGCGGTGGTCGACTCGGCCTCCAACGCGCCGAACGTGACCGGCCTGCTCTTTGCCGAGGAGCAGGGCTCCTATCTGGCGGGTGTGGCGGCGGCGGACAAGAGCAAGTCCAGCCACCTGGGCTTCGTCGGTGGCGTCGAGAACGACCTGATCAAGAAGTTCCAGGCGGGCTTCGAGGCGGGTGCCAAGTCGGTGAAGGCCGACATCAAGATCGACGTCAAGTATCTGACCCCCGACGGCGACTTCAGCGGCTTCAAGGCGCCGGACAAGGGCAAGATCGCCGCCGAGAAGATGTACCAGGACGGCGCGGACATCGTCTACCACGCCTCCGGAGACTCGGGACTGGGTGTCTTCCAGGCGGCGGCCGCGGCCGGCAAGCAGGCCATCGGCGTCGACTCCGACCAGTACGAGACGGTCAAGGAAGCCGACCTCAAGAAGGTCATCATGACCTCGATGATCAAGCGTGTCGATGTCGGTGTGTTCGAGTTCATCAAGGCCTTCCAGGGCGGTGCCAAGGGCGGCACCGACAGCGTCTACGACCTGAAGGTCGACGGCGTGGGCCTGTCCACCTCCGGTGGGTTCATCGACGACGTCACCGCCAAGGTCGACGAGGCCAAGAAGAAGATCGTCGACGGTTCGGTCACCGTTCCGGCGAAGCCGTAA
- a CDS encoding ABC transporter ATP-binding protein translates to MSTSSDTPAAAPPAVELEGITKRFPGVVANHDIRIAVEAGTVHAIVGENGAGKSTLMKILYGMQRPDEGKIRVNGEDVNLRTPSDAIAVGIGMVHQHFMLADNLTVLENIVLGAEPKKAGLLDTAGARRRINQLAESHGLRVDPDRMVEDLGVGDRQRVEILKVLYRGARILILDEPTAVLVPQEVDELFANLRELKAEGLTVIFISHKLDEVLSIADAITVIRRGTTVASVDPGSVTAKQLAELMVGSELPTPETRDSTVTDRVVLDVRDVTIQKGTARPLLSNIAFPVHAGEVVGIAGVEGNGQSELIEVIMGLQTVDRGRILLGEEDITLWSTLRRREAGIGYIPEDRHRQGLLLEAPLWENRVLGHQTRKPARRGIWVDRTASRKDTERIVAEYDVRTPSINTLALALSGGNQQKLIVGREMSGEPKFLIAAHPTRGVDVGAQAAIWDHLRNARAEGLAVLLISADLDELIGLSDSLYVIYGGRMVARLDPGQVTPEQLGGYMTGAIAEEQS, encoded by the coding sequence TTGTCGACGAGCTCGGACACCCCCGCCGCGGCGCCCCCAGCCGTAGAGCTGGAGGGCATCACCAAGCGCTTTCCCGGCGTCGTCGCCAACCATGACATCCGGATCGCCGTCGAAGCCGGCACGGTGCACGCCATCGTGGGTGAGAACGGTGCGGGCAAGTCCACGCTGATGAAGATCCTGTACGGCATGCAGCGGCCGGACGAGGGCAAGATCCGGGTCAACGGTGAAGACGTCAACCTCCGTACCCCCAGCGACGCGATCGCAGTCGGAATCGGGATGGTGCACCAGCACTTCATGCTGGCCGACAACCTGACCGTGCTGGAGAACATCGTCCTCGGCGCCGAGCCGAAGAAGGCCGGCCTGCTGGACACGGCGGGCGCGCGCAGGCGCATCAACCAACTGGCCGAGTCGCACGGGCTCCGGGTCGATCCCGACCGGATGGTCGAGGACCTCGGCGTCGGCGACCGGCAGCGGGTGGAGATCCTCAAAGTCCTCTACCGGGGCGCCCGCATCCTCATCCTCGACGAGCCCACGGCGGTTCTCGTGCCCCAGGAGGTCGACGAGCTCTTCGCCAACCTGCGCGAGCTCAAGGCCGAGGGGCTCACCGTCATCTTCATCTCCCACAAGCTTGACGAGGTGCTGAGCATCGCCGACGCCATCACGGTGATCAGGCGCGGCACCACGGTCGCCAGCGTCGACCCCGGCTCGGTCACCGCCAAGCAGCTCGCCGAGCTCATGGTGGGCAGCGAGTTGCCCACCCCGGAGACCCGGGACTCCACGGTCACCGATCGCGTGGTGCTCGACGTGCGGGACGTGACGATACAGAAGGGCACGGCCAGGCCGCTCCTGTCGAATATCGCCTTCCCGGTGCACGCCGGTGAGGTCGTGGGCATCGCGGGAGTCGAGGGCAACGGCCAGTCCGAGCTGATCGAGGTCATCATGGGCCTTCAGACGGTCGACCGGGGGCGAATCCTCCTTGGTGAGGAGGACATCACCCTGTGGTCGACGCTTCGGAGGCGTGAGGCCGGCATCGGCTACATCCCCGAGGACCGGCACCGCCAGGGGCTCCTGCTTGAGGCACCCCTCTGGGAGAACCGGGTGCTCGGCCACCAGACCAGGAAACCCGCCCGCAGGGGAATCTGGGTGGACCGTACGGCCTCCCGTAAGGACACCGAGCGGATCGTTGCCGAGTACGACGTCCGTACCCCGAGCATCAACACGCTCGCCCTGGCTCTTTCCGGTGGAAACCAGCAGAAGCTGATCGTCGGGCGAGAGATGAGCGGTGAGCCGAAGTTTCTCATCGCCGCCCACCCGACCCGCGGGGTGGATGTCGGAGCCCAGGCGGCCATCTGGGACCATCTGCGCAACGCCCGTGCCGAAGGCCTCGCCGTGCTGCTGATCTCCGCCGATCTCGACGAGCTGATCGGCCTGTCGGACAGCCTTTACGTCATCTACGGCGGGCGCATGGTCGCCCGCCTCGATCCGGGCCAGGTCACCCCCGAGCAACTCGGCGGATACATGACCGGGGCCATCGCGGAGGAACAGTCATGA